Proteins from a single region of Aquirhabdus parva:
- the glpK gene encoding glycerol kinase GlpK, with protein MTYLLALDQGTTSSRAIVFNDQGNVMASAQREITLSTPHAGWVEQNALELWQTQIGVAQQAIVKAGLLAQDIAAIGLTNQRETTIIWNKKTGQPIAPAIVWQDRRTAEWCESLRLAGHEPLVQQKTGLRLDPYFSAGKLVWLLDHIPKAREQAQRGELAFGTVDSWLLWNLTRGARHVIDMSNASRTLLMNLHTRQWDDELLELFNIPRALLPEIVPSGGLIGETADGLLGRRIPLTAALGDQQAALFGQSCFKQGMAKNTYGTGCFMLMNTGPQVQISQNQLLSTLAWQTPDQTTHYALEGSVFMAGAIVQWLRDGLNIIRDSSDVEKLASQVPDCDGVVLVPAFTGLGAPYWDSEARGMITGMTRGTNRFHIARAALEAIAFQVADVLTAMQHDAHGPLTELRVDGGASGNDMLMQFQADLLGVPVLRPVVRETTALGAALMAGLGAGIFKSVDELSGLWQLERRFEPSMDSVTRASHLERWHRAVARARS; from the coding sequence ATGACCTACCTCCTCGCCCTCGATCAGGGAACAACCTCAAGCCGCGCTATCGTTTTTAATGATCAGGGCAATGTCATGGCATCCGCGCAACGTGAGATTACACTCAGCACTCCCCATGCCGGCTGGGTGGAACAAAACGCACTAGAGCTCTGGCAAACCCAGATCGGCGTTGCACAGCAAGCCATCGTCAAGGCAGGGTTACTTGCCCAAGATATCGCCGCCATCGGCCTGACCAATCAGCGCGAAACCACGATCATCTGGAATAAGAAAACCGGACAGCCCATCGCACCCGCCATCGTCTGGCAAGACCGACGCACAGCAGAATGGTGTGAGAGTCTACGCCTCGCGGGACATGAACCACTGGTGCAACAAAAAACAGGATTACGACTTGACCCTTACTTTAGCGCTGGAAAACTGGTCTGGTTGCTTGATCATATTCCCAAAGCCCGCGAACAGGCTCAGCGCGGGGAACTGGCGTTTGGAACCGTGGACTCTTGGCTACTTTGGAACCTGACACGCGGTGCGCGTCATGTGATCGACATGAGTAATGCCTCACGCACCCTGCTCATGAATTTACATACTCGGCAATGGGATGACGAACTGCTAGAACTGTTTAATATCCCCCGCGCTCTGCTCCCCGAGATTGTACCTTCGGGTGGACTGATTGGTGAGACGGCAGATGGATTACTCGGACGACGTATCCCGCTGACAGCCGCACTCGGTGACCAACAAGCGGCGCTGTTTGGTCAAAGCTGCTTTAAGCAAGGCATGGCTAAAAATACCTATGGCACGGGCTGCTTTATGCTGATGAATACCGGTCCTCAAGTCCAGATCAGCCAAAATCAACTCCTCTCCACGCTGGCATGGCAAACCCCAGATCAAACCACCCACTACGCCTTGGAAGGCAGTGTATTTATGGCTGGCGCAATCGTTCAGTGGCTACGTGATGGGCTAAACATCATCCGCGATAGCAGTGATGTGGAGAAACTCGCAAGCCAAGTCCCCGATTGTGATGGCGTGGTTCTGGTGCCGGCATTTACTGGGCTTGGAGCACCCTACTGGGATAGCGAAGCCCGTGGGATGATCACCGGCATGACCCGTGGCACCAATCGTTTTCATATCGCACGCGCAGCCCTTGAAGCGATTGCCTTTCAGGTCGCAGACGTCCTTACCGCCATGCAGCATGACGCGCACGGCCCACTTACCGAGCTGCGTGTGGATGGTGGAGCAAGCGGCAATGACATGCTGATGCAGTTCCAAGCCGACTTATTGGGTGTTCCTGTGCTCCGTCCTGTGGTGCGAGAAACCACCGCTCTCGGCGCAGCTCTGATGGCAGGTCTGGGCGCAGGAATTTTTAAATCTGTCGATGAGTTATCTGGACTTTGGCAGCTTGAACGACGCTTCGAACCATCGATGGATTCAGTCACGCGCGCCAGTCATTTGGAGCGTTGGCATCGTGCTGTAGCTCGCGCAAGAAGCTAG
- a CDS encoding helix-turn-helix transcriptional regulator, protein MTTSVLLSLSTLCTKLDTTPNGIRSISLRDPSFPRAIKMGTTRQARVFYDAAEIDNWLESKKRAREQCFNFHASNLNALLRRQFELKYLQFIQVSNAVSHAGRLLSIGGKQLKPRLRRELMELERYLQLSLSFELI, encoded by the coding sequence ATGACCACTTCTGTTTTACTTAGCCTATCTACTTTATGTACTAAACTAGATACCACTCCCAACGGCATACGTAGTATTTCACTTCGCGATCCATCGTTTCCCAGAGCAATAAAAATGGGGACTACTCGACAGGCGCGGGTATTTTATGATGCCGCTGAAATTGATAATTGGCTGGAGTCCAAAAAGCGTGCTCGCGAGCAATGCTTTAATTTTCACGCTAGTAATTTGAATGCTTTGCTAAGGCGACAGTTCGAACTTAAATACTTACAGTTTATTCAGGTTAGCAATGCAGTCAGTCATGCAGGACGGCTACTAAGTATAGGTGGTAAGCAACTCAAGCCAAGATTAAGGCGAGAATTGATGGAGCTAGAAAGGTACTTGCAACTTTCACTATCATTTGAATTAATCTGA
- a CDS encoding alpha/beta hydrolase, which yields MLSVQARLARHFLDLKFKKSKTRDHHPLTSRKSLAQGMKHMPVPKGIKVIQTHIGQVPVEIIRDWSTTKSSRAMMYIHGGGYLSGSPETHRAFTARLAIELQCEVWVPDYRLAPEHPFPAGLHDVAEVWEAFIKKQNDKTIILGGESAGGGLSLALCYLARERGLRLPDQLYLLSPWLDIRMAGESYKRNDGRDILVSSYYAEHGFARHYAGTHARTDPLMSPLLGDPTDLPPTYVQVSDTEIFEDDSRSFVETARKAGVNVTFEVGRGLWHAWPLFAPFIPESNQAIKRFGKWVKHF from the coding sequence ATGCTCAGTGTACAAGCACGATTAGCGCGCCATTTCCTTGATCTCAAATTTAAAAAAAGCAAAACCCGTGATCACCATCCTTTAACGTCCCGAAAAAGCCTTGCCCAAGGGATGAAGCACATGCCCGTGCCCAAAGGGATCAAGGTCATTCAAACCCATATTGGTCAGGTTCCCGTAGAGATTATTCGCGATTGGTCAACGACCAAAAGCTCAAGGGCGATGATGTATATCCACGGTGGCGGTTATCTCTCGGGTAGTCCAGAGACCCATCGGGCATTTACTGCGCGGCTCGCAATAGAACTGCAATGCGAAGTCTGGGTGCCAGATTATCGCTTGGCACCAGAGCATCCTTTTCCCGCAGGGTTGCATGATGTCGCGGAAGTCTGGGAAGCCTTTATCAAGAAGCAAAACGATAAGACTATCATTCTAGGCGGAGAATCCGCAGGCGGTGGATTAAGCCTTGCGCTGTGTTATCTCGCCCGCGAGCGTGGTTTACGCTTACCTGATCAGTTGTATTTGCTATCGCCTTGGCTTGATATTCGTATGGCGGGAGAGAGTTACAAGCGTAATGACGGGCGGGACATTTTGGTCAGTTCCTATTATGCAGAGCACGGATTTGCCAGACACTATGCGGGAACGCATGCGCGCACTGATCCTCTCATGTCGCCTTTGCTGGGTGATCCGACAGATTTACCGCCGACCTATGTACAGGTATCCGACACCGAAATATTCGAAGACGACAGTCGAAGCTTTGTTGAGACGGCGCGTAAGGCTGGGGTGAATGTTACCTTTGAGGTGGGGCGGGGTCTATGGCACGCGTGGCCTTTGTTTGCGCCATTCATTCCAGAGTCCAATCAGGCAATCAAACGTTTTGGGAAATGGGTGAAGCACTTTTAA
- a CDS encoding TetR/AcrR family transcriptional regulator, which translates to MNKQYTSADVAEVDGGKLPNRNAQVTRDRILQTAVREFAEKGYSGVRVEAIARIADINIRMIYHYFVSKEQLYIEVLEYVLSELRDDEFKLNLDVHNIDPVLGILKLYDFTEAHFARNKDLQSLLQSENLNKAIYLKQSKRIQEMSFPILDILGQLIKRGEENHTIRPNINPLHLYTTLVSLSVFHKSNAYTLSYMFDTDLLAPEWQQAHKTQAHEMIKAYLQTK; encoded by the coding sequence ATGAACAAACAATATACCTCCGCTGATGTAGCCGAGGTGGATGGTGGCAAACTACCCAATAGAAATGCACAAGTAACCCGTGATCGCATCCTGCAAACCGCTGTGCGCGAGTTTGCTGAAAAAGGATATAGCGGTGTACGGGTCGAAGCGATTGCGCGTATTGCGGATATCAATATTCGTATGATCTATCATTATTTTGTGAGTAAAGAGCAGCTTTATATCGAAGTCTTGGAATATGTCCTGAGTGAGCTGCGCGATGATGAGTTTAAGCTCAATCTAGACGTGCACAATATTGATCCCGTATTAGGCATCCTTAAACTCTATGACTTTACCGAAGCCCATTTTGCACGCAATAAAGACCTGCAAAGTCTCCTGCAATCTGAGAATCTGAACAAGGCGATCTATCTCAAACAGTCCAAGCGGATTCAAGAGATGTCCTTTCCGATCCTCGATATTCTGGGTCAGCTCATCAAACGTGGGGAAGAGAATCATACGATCCGACCCAACATCAATCCGCTGCACTTGTATACAACGCTGGTGAGCTTAAGCGTTTTTCATAAATCCAATGCTTATACCCTATCGTATATGTTTGATACTGACTTACTAGCGCCCGAGTGGCAACAAGCGCATAAGACGCAAGCGCATGAGATGATCAAGGCTTACTTGCAAACCAAGTGA
- a CDS encoding ABC transporter permease, which produces MMTYELAAIFLGSALRLAAPLLLAATGELVSQKSGVLNTSVEGMMLTGAFLSAYGSWLTGSPTLGLLIAMIGIIPLSLLQAFLSITLRSNQLVTGIGINILALGGTTLAYREIFGARSNMIVPGLDKWTPFGLGHGTLIGDTIFNQVWLVYLGLVILILTGIILRYTTLGIAINAVGTAPRAVDQSGLSVAKIRYGAVLFSGIMSAAAGSLISIGDIHTFTEGMTNGIGFLVIAAIIFGNWKIGRTTLACLLFGAASSLQFQLPLLNIHVPTALLIVLPYLLALLAVAGLIGRQTAPTALTQPYQRS; this is translated from the coding sequence ATGATGACTTATGAACTTGCAGCCATCTTTTTAGGCTCAGCTTTACGCTTGGCGGCACCATTACTGTTAGCGGCTACAGGAGAACTGGTCAGCCAGAAATCAGGCGTCCTCAACACCAGCGTGGAAGGCATGATGCTCACGGGCGCATTTCTCAGTGCCTACGGATCATGGCTCACGGGCAGTCCAACACTGGGCTTACTGATTGCGATGATTGGCATCATTCCTCTATCGCTCTTACAGGCATTTTTAAGCATCACGCTGCGCTCCAACCAACTTGTCACTGGGATTGGTATAAATATCCTCGCATTGGGCGGCACTACCCTTGCCTATCGTGAGATCTTTGGCGCACGCTCCAACATGATCGTTCCCGGTCTAGATAAATGGACCCCGTTTGGTCTGGGTCATGGCACGCTGATTGGCGATACCATATTCAATCAGGTTTGGCTGGTGTATTTAGGTCTGGTCATTCTGATCCTGACAGGAATTATCTTGCGCTATACCACGCTCGGCATTGCAATCAATGCAGTGGGTACTGCGCCACGCGCTGTCGATCAGTCTGGACTATCTGTCGCGAAGATACGTTATGGCGCTGTACTCTTTTCCGGCATCATGTCTGCTGCTGCGGGCAGCCTGATCTCGATTGGCGATATCCATACTTTTACGGAAGGAATGACCAACGGCATCGGCTTTTTGGTGATTGCAGCGATTATCTTTGGTAACTGGAAAATTGGTCGGACCACCCTCGCCTGTTTGCTGTTCGGCGCGGCGAGTTCATTGCAATTTCAGTTACCATTGCTCAATATTCACGTCCCTACAGCACTGTTGATCGTACTGCCTTATTTACTGGCGCTCTTGGCTGTCGCGGGGTTAATTGGACGTCAGACCGCACCTACGGCACTCACGCAACCTTATCAACGCAGCTAA